A genomic stretch from Arthrobacter sp. KBS0702 includes:
- a CDS encoding 2'-5' RNA ligase family protein, with amino-acid sequence MSSASKVTASDTGRAAHHSGRKGSAAAPHQGPASGTGQTPDEGISIGVILGFPPEIAEELQRWRASFGDPMAATVPAHITLVTTTMTQDWEATRSHVREVARQQAPFTVTIAGTGTFRPVSPVVFLNVEAGFGECVSLHRQLQSGPLERELPFAYHPHVTVAHDVAPESLDEAETVLKDYRASFPVASMGLYEHDDNGIWQLREELDFGTESDDHRDPAGPAGAR; translated from the coding sequence ATGTCCTCCGCCAGCAAAGTCACCGCCAGCGACACCGGACGCGCCGCCCACCACAGCGGACGCAAGGGTTCAGCCGCCGCACCCCATCAGGGCCCGGCGTCTGGCACTGGGCAGACCCCGGACGAAGGCATCAGCATCGGCGTCATCCTGGGCTTCCCGCCGGAGATCGCCGAGGAACTGCAGCGCTGGCGTGCCTCCTTCGGCGATCCGATGGCGGCGACAGTGCCGGCGCATATCACGCTCGTGACCACCACCATGACGCAGGACTGGGAGGCCACCCGCAGCCACGTCCGTGAGGTGGCCCGCCAGCAGGCGCCGTTCACCGTGACGATTGCGGGCACCGGGACCTTCCGGCCGGTCTCGCCGGTGGTGTTCCTGAACGTCGAGGCCGGCTTCGGCGAATGCGTCAGCCTGCACCGCCAGCTGCAGTCCGGCCCGCTGGAGCGCGAGCTCCCCTTCGCCTACCACCCGCACGTGACCGTGGCCCACGACGTGGCCCCGGAGAGCCTCGACGAGGCCGAAACGGTGCTCAAGGATTACAGGGCCAGCTTCCCGGTGGCTAGCATGGGACTTTACGAGCACGACGACAACGGCATCTGGCAGCTACGGGAAGAGCTTGACTTTGGCACCGAATCTGACGACCACCGAGACCCGGCCGGCCCAGCAGGCGCACGCTGA
- a CDS encoding ABC transporter ATP-binding protein has product MSSPAENGEPQYVITAENLTKSYGDVTAVDGISFRVPAGEAFGLLGPNGAGKSTTMKMIGGVAQRTSGSLSIMGLDPEQHGPEVRAHLGVVPQQDNLDEELKVRDNLLVYGRYFGLPMSYLKPKADELLEFAQLTDKAKSKVDALSGGMKRRLTIARSLINEPRILLLDEPTTGLDPQARHILWDRLFRLKEQGVTLILTTHYMDEAEQLCDRLIVVDKGKIMAEGSPASLIRDYSTREVLELRFGSERNATVAAELEGIGERIETLPDRVLIYAHDGEAALEQVSARGLRPVTSLVRRSSLEDVFLRLTGRSLVD; this is encoded by the coding sequence GTGAGCAGCCCCGCCGAAAACGGCGAACCTCAGTACGTCATCACCGCCGAAAACCTCACCAAAAGCTACGGCGACGTCACCGCCGTCGACGGCATTTCCTTCCGCGTGCCCGCCGGCGAAGCCTTCGGACTGCTCGGCCCCAACGGGGCCGGCAAGTCCACCACCATGAAAATGATCGGCGGGGTCGCACAGCGCACCTCCGGCAGCCTGAGCATCATGGGCCTGGACCCGGAGCAGCACGGTCCGGAAGTCCGCGCGCACCTTGGCGTGGTGCCGCAGCAGGACAACCTGGACGAGGAGCTGAAGGTCCGCGACAACCTGCTGGTCTACGGCCGCTACTTCGGCCTGCCGATGAGCTACCTCAAGCCCAAGGCCGACGAGTTGCTGGAATTCGCGCAGCTGACGGACAAGGCCAAGTCCAAGGTGGACGCGCTCTCCGGCGGCATGAAGCGCCGCCTCACGATCGCCCGCTCCCTCATCAACGAGCCCCGGATCCTGCTCCTGGACGAACCCACCACCGGGCTGGACCCGCAGGCCCGGCACATCCTCTGGGACCGGCTGTTCCGGCTCAAGGAGCAGGGCGTCACCCTCATCCTCACCACCCACTACATGGACGAGGCCGAGCAGCTCTGCGACCGCCTGATCGTGGTGGACAAGGGCAAGATCATGGCCGAGGGTTCCCCTGCGAGCCTGATCCGTGACTACTCCACCCGCGAGGTCCTCGAGCTGCGCTTCGGCTCCGAGCGGAACGCCACCGTCGCCGCCGAGCTCGAGGGCATCGGCGAACGGATCGAAACCCTGCCGGACCGCGTCCTCATCTACGCCCACGACGGCGAGGCCGCCCTGGAGCAGGTCTCCGCCCGGGGGCTGCGCCCGGTCACCTCCCTGGTGCGCCGTTCCTCGCTGGAGGACGTCTTCCTGCGCCTGACCGGACGGAGCCTCGTTGACTAG
- a CDS encoding succinate dehydrogenase iron-sulfur subunit, whose protein sequence is MTAELAEPASKIELPAGVGGGGDIPSFDVHLRVRRYNPEVSDESTWDDFHVTMYGTDRVLDALHKVKWEIDGSVSFRRSCAHGVCGSDAMRINGRNRLACKTLLKDLDTSKPITVEPIKGLPVEKDLIVDMEPFFQSFREVMPFLINRGHEPTKERLQSAEDRERFDDTTKCILCAACTSSCPVFWTDGQYFGPAAIVNAHRFIFDSRDDAGDMRLEILNDKEGVWRCRTTFNCTEACPRGIQVTQAIAEVKQAILARKI, encoded by the coding sequence ATGACCGCTGAACTCGCTGAGCCAGCCTCCAAGATCGAACTGCCCGCCGGCGTCGGCGGCGGCGGGGACATCCCGTCCTTCGACGTCCACCTGCGCGTGCGCCGCTACAACCCGGAGGTCTCCGACGAGTCCACCTGGGACGACTTCCACGTCACCATGTACGGAACGGACCGCGTCCTGGACGCACTGCACAAGGTCAAGTGGGAGATTGACGGCAGCGTCTCCTTCCGCCGGTCCTGCGCCCACGGCGTCTGCGGCTCCGATGCCATGCGCATCAACGGCCGCAACCGCCTGGCCTGCAAGACCCTGCTCAAGGACCTGGACACGTCCAAGCCCATCACGGTCGAGCCGATCAAGGGCCTGCCGGTGGAGAAGGACCTGATCGTGGACATGGAACCGTTCTTCCAGTCCTTCCGCGAAGTCATGCCCTTCCTGATCAACCGCGGCCACGAGCCCACCAAGGAACGTCTGCAGTCCGCCGAGGACCGCGAGCGGTTCGACGACACCACCAAGTGCATCCTCTGCGCCGCGTGCACCTCGTCCTGCCCGGTGTTCTGGACCGACGGCCAGTACTTCGGCCCGGCGGCGATCGTCAACGCGCACCGCTTCATCTTCGATTCCCGTGATGACGCCGGCGACATGCGCCTGGAGATCCTCAATGACAAGGAAGGTGTGTGGCGCTGCCGCACCACCTTCAACTGCACCGAGGCCTGCCCCCGCGGCATCCAGGTCACGCAGGCCATCGCCGAGGTCAAGCAGGCCATCCTGGCCCGCAAGATCTAG
- the trpS gene encoding tryptophan--tRNA ligase, whose protein sequence is MTSPSTASTVADADADAAPDAALSTAGRAPAVAGTRHRILSGMQPSADSLHLGNYLGALVNWVRMQDEYDAVFFIPDLHAITVPQDPAELAHRTRVTAAQYIAGGVDVNKCTLFVQSQVPEHAQLAWVLNCITGFGEASRMTQFKDKALKQGSEQASVGLFTYPILQAADILLYQPHGVPVGEDQRQHVELSRDLAQRFNSRFGETFTVPQPFIQKESAKIYDLQNPTAKMSKSAESPAGLINLLDEPKLIAKRIKSAVTDAETEIRFDRENKPGVSNLLTIYSAITGQSVDQLVAAYEGKMYGHLKVDLAEAVTAHLSPIRDRANELLADPAELDRLLAVGADKAREIASVTLREVYAKVGFLPYAGTRGVH, encoded by the coding sequence ATGACCTCTCCTTCCACCGCGTCGACCGTGGCCGACGCCGACGCCGACGCCGCCCCCGACGCCGCCCTCTCGACCGCCGGCCGGGCGCCTGCCGTTGCCGGCACCCGACACCGCATCCTCTCGGGCATGCAGCCGTCCGCGGACTCCCTGCACCTCGGAAACTACCTGGGCGCCCTGGTGAACTGGGTCCGGATGCAGGACGAATACGACGCCGTGTTCTTTATCCCGGACCTGCACGCCATCACGGTGCCGCAGGACCCCGCCGAGCTGGCCCACCGCACCCGCGTCACCGCCGCGCAGTACATTGCCGGCGGCGTCGACGTGAACAAGTGCACGCTGTTCGTCCAGTCCCAGGTTCCCGAGCACGCCCAGCTGGCCTGGGTGCTCAACTGCATCACCGGCTTCGGCGAGGCCTCCCGGATGACCCAGTTCAAGGACAAAGCCCTGAAGCAGGGGTCGGAGCAGGCCAGCGTCGGGCTGTTCACCTACCCCATCCTGCAGGCCGCGGACATCCTGCTGTACCAGCCGCACGGTGTTCCGGTCGGCGAGGATCAGCGCCAGCACGTGGAGCTGAGCCGCGATCTTGCGCAGCGCTTCAACTCCCGCTTCGGCGAGACGTTCACGGTGCCGCAGCCCTTCATCCAGAAGGAGTCGGCCAAGATCTACGACCTGCAGAACCCGACGGCGAAGATGTCGAAGTCCGCCGAGTCACCGGCCGGCCTGATCAACCTGCTCGACGAGCCCAAGCTGATCGCCAAGCGGATCAAGTCCGCCGTCACGGACGCGGAAACCGAAATCCGCTTCGACCGCGAGAACAAGCCGGGCGTCTCCAACCTGCTGACGATCTACTCGGCCATCACCGGCCAGAGCGTTGACCAGCTCGTCGCGGCGTACGAGGGCAAGATGTACGGCCACCTCAAGGTGGACCTGGCCGAGGCCGTGACGGCCCACCTGTCGCCGATCCGGGACCGCGCCAACGAGCTGCTCGCCGACCCGGCGGAGCTCGACCGGCTGCTGGCCGTGGGGGCGGACAAGGCCCGGGAGATCGCCTCGGTGACGCTCCGGGAGGTCTACGCCAAGGTTGGCTTCCTGCCCTACGCCGGAACACGGGGAGTCCACTAG
- a CDS encoding S9 family peptidase, translated as MSRSEKVSFEGSTGELLSGVVDLPEGPVKGWGVFSHGFTLGKDSPSASRMCKALADNGVGMLRFDNLGLGESAGLWSEGSFSHKVADTVKAAEFMRESGRPVSLLVGHSFGGAAVLAAAREIPELDAVATVGAPFSPKHVAHVFDAALDRILSEGSAEVDLGGKRVEIRRHFVEDLENADLTDCIRQLHKPLMVLHSPTDNTVGIENASSIFQTARHPRSFVSLEGSDHLLTGKGQAARAAKIISAWADQYLDAGN; from the coding sequence GTGTCCCGCTCCGAGAAAGTCTCCTTCGAAGGTTCCACCGGCGAGCTGCTCTCCGGCGTCGTCGACCTCCCCGAGGGACCGGTGAAAGGCTGGGGCGTGTTCTCGCACGGCTTCACGCTGGGCAAGGACAGCCCCTCGGCCTCGCGGATGTGCAAGGCGCTGGCGGACAACGGTGTGGGCATGCTGCGGTTCGACAACCTGGGCCTTGGCGAGTCCGCCGGGCTCTGGTCGGAGGGTTCTTTCAGCCACAAGGTGGCGGATACCGTGAAGGCCGCAGAGTTCATGCGCGAATCCGGCCGGCCCGTCTCACTGCTGGTGGGGCACTCCTTCGGCGGTGCCGCGGTGCTGGCGGCCGCACGGGAGATCCCGGAGCTCGACGCCGTCGCTACCGTCGGTGCCCCGTTCTCGCCCAAGCACGTGGCCCACGTCTTTGACGCGGCGCTGGACCGGATTCTGAGCGAGGGCAGCGCCGAGGTGGACCTGGGTGGCAAACGGGTGGAGATCAGGCGGCACTTCGTGGAGGACCTGGAAAACGCGGACCTGACCGACTGCATCCGGCAACTGCACAAGCCGCTGATGGTGCTGCACTCCCCCACCGACAACACGGTCGGCATCGAGAACGCCAGCAGCATCTTCCAGACCGCGCGGCACCCGCGCAGCTTCGTCTCGCTGGAGGGCTCCGACCACCTGCTGACAGGCAAGGGCCAGGCCGCCCGCGCGGCGAAGATTATTTCAGCGTGGGCCGATCAGTACCTCGACGCCGGAAACTAG
- a CDS encoding exodeoxyribonuclease III — protein MSSALKKDHLRIASVNVNGLRAAYKKGMAEWLAPRDVDILCLQEVRAPDAIVRELLGEGWHILHAEAEAKGRAGVAIASRTEPVATRNGIGDDYFATAGRWVEADYIVRDAAGEASQLTVASAYVHSGEAGTPKQDDKFRFLDVMVDRLPELAKHSDHALVVGDLNVGHTELDIKNWKGNVKRAGFLPEERAYFDRFFGEEIGWKDVHRGLAGNVDGPYTWWSQRGQAFDNDTGWRIDYHMATPALAAAAVSAVVDRAPSWDTRFSDHAPLVVDYRL, from the coding sequence GTGAGCTCGGCATTGAAGAAGGACCACCTTCGCATCGCATCGGTAAACGTCAACGGCCTCCGCGCCGCCTACAAAAAGGGCATGGCGGAATGGCTGGCGCCGCGGGACGTGGACATTCTCTGCCTGCAGGAGGTCCGCGCGCCTGACGCGATCGTCCGGGAACTGCTCGGCGAAGGCTGGCACATCCTGCACGCCGAAGCCGAAGCCAAGGGCCGCGCCGGTGTCGCCATCGCCTCCCGCACCGAACCCGTCGCCACCCGGAACGGCATCGGCGACGACTACTTCGCCACCGCCGGCCGCTGGGTCGAGGCCGACTACATCGTCCGCGACGCCGCGGGCGAGGCGTCGCAGCTGACCGTGGCCAGCGCCTACGTCCACTCCGGGGAGGCCGGCACGCCGAAGCAGGACGACAAGTTCCGCTTCCTGGACGTGATGGTGGACCGCCTGCCGGAACTGGCCAAGCACAGTGACCACGCCCTGGTGGTGGGCGACCTCAACGTCGGCCACACCGAGCTGGATATCAAGAACTGGAAGGGCAACGTCAAACGTGCCGGCTTCCTGCCCGAGGAGCGGGCCTACTTTGACCGCTTCTTCGGCGAGGAAATCGGCTGGAAGGATGTTCACAGGGGCCTGGCGGGTAACGTCGACGGCCCCTACACTTGGTGGTCGCAGAGGGGACAGGCCTTCGACAACGACACCGGCTGGCGCATTGACTACCACATGGCCACGCCCGCCCTCGCCGCCGCGGCGGTGTCAGCCGTTGTTGACCGGGCGCCGTCCTGGGACACCCGCTTCTCCGACCATGCCCCGCTGGTAGTGGACTACCGGCTCTAG
- a CDS encoding bifunctional methylenetetrahydrofolate dehydrogenase/methenyltetrahydrofolate cyclohydrolase, giving the protein MTATNSPTTESAPGRAQSARILDGKATAAEIKAELTERVAALKAKGIVPGLGTILVGSDPGSTWYVGGKHKDCAEVGITSIRRDLPEETTQEELLAVVRELNENPECTGYIVQLPLPAHIDQDVILEAMDPDKDADGLHPMNLGRLVANVSGPMTSPLPCTPKGCVELLTRHGISLNGKRVLVVGRGVTIGRPVGLLLTRKDVNATVILAHTGTVDLPAELRQADVVIAAAGQPHMIKAADLKPGAIVLDVGVSRVDDGSGKAVVTGDVEPAAADVAAWLSPNPGGVGPMTRAMLLANVVETAERHLESAAAA; this is encoded by the coding sequence ATGACCGCCACCAACTCCCCAACTACGGAATCCGCTCCGGGCCGGGCGCAGAGCGCCCGCATCCTGGACGGCAAGGCCACCGCAGCTGAGATCAAGGCCGAACTGACCGAGCGCGTCGCGGCGCTCAAGGCCAAGGGGATCGTCCCGGGCCTGGGCACCATCCTGGTCGGCTCCGACCCGGGCAGCACCTGGTACGTCGGCGGCAAGCACAAGGACTGCGCCGAGGTGGGCATCACCTCGATCCGCCGCGACCTGCCGGAAGAGACCACCCAGGAGGAACTGCTGGCGGTGGTCCGGGAGCTTAACGAGAACCCGGAGTGCACCGGCTACATCGTCCAGCTCCCGCTTCCGGCGCACATCGACCAGGACGTCATCCTGGAGGCCATGGATCCGGACAAGGACGCGGACGGCCTGCACCCGATGAACCTCGGCCGGCTGGTGGCGAACGTCAGCGGCCCCATGACGTCCCCGCTGCCCTGCACGCCCAAGGGCTGCGTGGAGCTGCTGACCCGGCACGGTATCAGCCTCAACGGCAAGCGCGTCCTGGTGGTGGGCCGCGGCGTCACGATCGGCCGCCCGGTGGGCCTGCTGCTGACCCGCAAGGACGTCAACGCCACCGTCATCCTGGCCCACACCGGCACCGTGGACCTGCCCGCCGAACTCCGGCAGGCCGACGTCGTGATCGCCGCGGCCGGCCAGCCGCACATGATCAAGGCGGCGGATCTCAAGCCCGGCGCTATCGTGCTCGACGTCGGCGTCAGCCGCGTCGACGACGGCTCCGGCAAAGCCGTGGTCACCGGCGACGTGGAGCCGGCTGCGGCCGACGTCGCAGCCTGGCTCTCGCCGAACCCCGGGGGAGTAGGGCCGATGACCCGCGCCATGCTGCTGGCCAACGTGGTGGAAACCGCCGAACGCCACCTGGAAAGTGCAGCCGCCGCCTAG
- a CDS encoding YihY/virulence factor BrkB family protein, whose translation MAPNLTTTETRPAQQAHADPPLPTELARLRLEVIRKRVDWSKASRASGGGLAAPLAMVQWQLARLNAFRPMRAFQHYNLQHGPLMSAGIGFNMFFSITGLLATGFSVAGLLLSGQPALLERVVGSVASSAPGLLKVDGREGLVDPQDLLNPNGLGWTAVIAAVVTVVTSLGWIAGLRDGLRGVLRLGPLKMNPILLKLHDVGTLLLLGVALVISAGASLVFGTAAGWVAEQLKLDPLVAGPLTTSIKIAVPLVLGWATALIMFRLAAGLKLQRRALLEGTILAAVGTSVLQIFSAELLASAGRNPILAPFAIIIGLLIWFNLVSQVYLVSAAWSAIREEDVKSAPLAKTNGWGARQVQPGKTPTEPRAVRRPSASFRRRGTDRPTLK comes from the coding sequence TTGGCACCGAATCTGACGACCACCGAGACCCGGCCGGCCCAGCAGGCGCACGCTGATCCTCCCCTTCCCACCGAGCTGGCACGTCTGCGGCTCGAAGTGATCCGGAAACGGGTCGACTGGAGCAAGGCGAGCCGCGCCTCCGGCGGGGGCCTGGCCGCGCCGCTGGCGATGGTCCAATGGCAGCTGGCCCGGCTCAACGCCTTCCGGCCGATGCGCGCTTTCCAGCATTACAACCTGCAGCACGGCCCGCTGATGAGCGCCGGCATCGGCTTCAACATGTTCTTCTCCATCACCGGTCTGCTGGCCACCGGCTTCTCAGTGGCCGGCCTGCTGCTGAGCGGCCAGCCCGCCCTGCTGGAGCGGGTGGTGGGCAGCGTCGCCTCGAGCGCCCCGGGCCTGCTCAAGGTCGACGGCCGGGAGGGGCTGGTGGACCCGCAGGACCTGCTGAACCCCAACGGGCTGGGGTGGACGGCCGTGATTGCCGCCGTCGTGACCGTGGTGACGTCGCTGGGCTGGATTGCGGGCCTGCGCGACGGCCTGCGCGGGGTTCTGCGGCTCGGGCCGCTGAAGATGAATCCGATCCTGCTCAAACTGCACGACGTCGGGACCCTGCTGCTGCTCGGCGTCGCGCTGGTGATCAGTGCCGGCGCCTCGCTGGTGTTCGGCACCGCCGCCGGCTGGGTCGCCGAACAGCTTAAGCTGGACCCGCTGGTGGCCGGCCCGCTGACCACGTCCATCAAGATCGCCGTGCCGCTGGTGCTGGGCTGGGCGACCGCGCTGATCATGTTCCGGCTGGCCGCCGGGCTGAAACTGCAGCGCCGGGCCCTCCTGGAAGGAACCATCCTCGCCGCCGTGGGGACCAGCGTGCTGCAGATTTTCAGCGCCGAGCTGCTCGCCAGCGCCGGCCGGAACCCGATCCTCGCGCCGTTCGCGATCATCATCGGGCTGCTCATCTGGTTCAACCTGGTCAGCCAGGTCTACCTCGTCTCGGCGGCGTGGTCGGCCATCCGCGAGGAGGACGTGAAATCAGCGCCGTTGGCGAAGACTAACGGCTGGGGCGCCCGCCAGGTGCAGCCGGGGAAGACTCCGACCGAGCCCCGGGCGGTCCGCCGCCCGTCAGCTAGTTTCCGGCGTCGAGGTACTGATCGGCCCACGCTGAAATAA
- a CDS encoding ABC transporter permease yields the protein MTSPETAAAPALRAHSPAVSADRARRWGAFYYAEQVLRVMKGYGWTIVMYGVGQPVAYLFAMGVGLATLVDTNSTTVFGGVSYLTFIAPALLISAAVMTAANEFTFPVMDGFKWRRVYYGPHASPLTPEQIAAGQILAVTIRFVLQSAIYFGVVALFGASPGAWGWVSILVATLAGLSFGLPLMAYAATVTTDKGQFAMVMRFIVMPLFLFSGTFFPLDTLPLAVRWIGWISPIWHGTELGRVFSYGYEEAPLLTVVHVVFLVGLAVAGWVLTRRLFAKRMAS from the coding sequence TTGACTAGCCCGGAGACGGCGGCGGCCCCGGCCCTGCGCGCGCATTCACCGGCCGTCTCGGCGGACCGGGCCCGGCGCTGGGGTGCCTTCTATTACGCTGAGCAGGTCCTGCGGGTGATGAAGGGCTACGGCTGGACCATCGTGATGTACGGCGTCGGCCAGCCGGTCGCCTACCTCTTCGCGATGGGCGTGGGCCTGGCCACCCTGGTGGACACCAACTCCACCACGGTGTTCGGCGGCGTCAGCTACCTGACGTTTATCGCCCCCGCACTGCTGATCTCCGCCGCCGTCATGACCGCTGCGAACGAGTTCACCTTCCCGGTCATGGACGGCTTCAAGTGGCGCCGGGTCTACTACGGGCCGCACGCCTCGCCGCTGACACCGGAACAGATCGCCGCCGGGCAGATCCTCGCCGTCACGATCCGGTTTGTGCTGCAGTCCGCGATCTACTTCGGCGTCGTGGCCTTGTTCGGGGCGTCCCCGGGGGCCTGGGGCTGGGTCTCCATCCTGGTGGCCACCCTGGCGGGGCTGTCCTTCGGCCTGCCGTTGATGGCCTACGCGGCCACGGTCACCACCGACAAGGGCCAGTTCGCGATGGTGATGCGCTTCATCGTGATGCCGCTGTTCCTGTTCTCCGGCACCTTCTTCCCGCTGGACACGCTGCCGCTTGCGGTCCGCTGGATCGGCTGGATCTCACCGATCTGGCACGGCACCGAGCTGGGCCGCGTCTTCAGCTACGGCTACGAGGAAGCGCCGCTGCTCACCGTGGTCCACGTCGTCTTCCTGGTCGGCCTCGCCGTCGCTGGCTGGGTCCTGACCAGGCGCCTGTTCGCCAAAAGGATGGCATCATGA
- a CDS encoding VOC family protein codes for MIGRWHALVIDCEQPDVSATFYQQLLGMIRVQENADWISIGDAADRPALAFQRVERLVRPQWPDADHPQQMHVDVMVPDLDAAEEQVLKLGATNLAAGGTAFRVYADPSGHPFCLVRS; via the coding sequence ATGATCGGACGATGGCACGCCCTGGTCATTGACTGTGAGCAGCCGGACGTGTCCGCGACGTTCTACCAGCAGCTGCTCGGCATGATCCGGGTCCAGGAGAACGCGGACTGGATTAGCATCGGCGACGCCGCCGACCGTCCCGCCCTGGCCTTCCAGCGGGTCGAGCGGCTGGTCCGGCCGCAGTGGCCGGACGCCGACCACCCGCAGCAGATGCACGTCGACGTCATGGTGCCGGACCTGGACGCCGCCGAGGAGCAGGTACTGAAGCTCGGGGCCACGAACCTGGCCGCCGGCGGCACGGCCTTCCGGGTCTACGCCGATCCCAGCGGCCACCCGTTCTGCCTCGTGCGCTCCTGA
- a CDS encoding ABC transporter permease translates to MSVLAGPYDSGNQAAGHSVTEAARNRHFGPLYSRNVRAVVARGLMATKSSNWMVMVSGFFEPVLYLISMGVGLGAIVGSVQGPGGQEISYAAYIAPALLAVSAMNGAVYDSTWNVFFKMNFAKLYQGMLYTSLGPIDVAMGEIFLALLRGAMYATGFTAVMGVMGLISTPWAVLMIPASVLIAFGFASFGMGITSFMKTFQQMDWINFVMLPMFLFSATFYPLSVYPEPIRLLIQAMPLWHGVELLRQISVGVFTSATAVHIGYYLVMIVLGVALTTGRLRRLFLK, encoded by the coding sequence ATGAGCGTGCTCGCCGGACCCTACGATTCGGGAAACCAGGCCGCCGGCCACAGCGTCACCGAGGCCGCCCGCAACCGCCACTTCGGCCCGCTCTACTCACGCAACGTGCGCGCCGTCGTCGCCCGCGGACTGATGGCCACCAAGAGCAGCAACTGGATGGTGATGGTCTCGGGCTTCTTCGAACCCGTGCTCTACCTCATCTCGATGGGCGTGGGCCTGGGCGCGATCGTCGGGTCCGTCCAGGGCCCGGGCGGCCAGGAGATCAGCTATGCAGCGTACATTGCGCCGGCGCTGCTGGCCGTGTCCGCGATGAACGGCGCGGTCTACGACTCCACCTGGAACGTCTTCTTCAAGATGAACTTCGCCAAGCTGTACCAGGGCATGCTCTATACCTCCCTGGGGCCGATCGACGTCGCGATGGGCGAAATCTTCCTCGCCCTGCTCCGCGGCGCCATGTACGCCACCGGCTTCACCGCCGTCATGGGTGTGATGGGTCTGATCAGCACGCCCTGGGCGGTCCTGATGATCCCGGCCTCGGTGCTCATCGCCTTCGGGTTCGCGAGCTTCGGCATGGGCATCACCAGCTTCATGAAGACGTTCCAGCAGATGGACTGGATCAACTTCGTGATGCTGCCGATGTTCCTGTTCAGCGCGACCTTCTACCCGTTGAGCGTCTACCCGGAGCCCATCCGGTTGCTGATCCAGGCGATGCCGCTGTGGCACGGGGTGGAACTGTTGCGCCAGATCAGTGTGGGCGTGTTCACCTCCGCCACCGCGGTGCACATCGGCTACTACCTCGTCATGATCGTCCTCGGCGTGGCGCTCACCACCGGACGGCTCCGCCGGCTGTTCCTGAAATGA